In Pseudorasbora parva isolate DD20220531a chromosome 1, ASM2467924v1, whole genome shotgun sequence, the DNA window ctgatgcTGCATGTAAGAAGGTGCTCCCCAGAAGCTCCTCTGAGACTCAGCCATCACAGCAGAAAAAACTGAAGTTTTATGTTTTCTTGCTCAGACATTGCATTTCTTAGTTGAAACAGTTCTCCTCTCGCATATGTTGTCCGAACATCACCTTGTAATTGAACGCACCCTACTCCTGTCCTATCGGAAGCGAGTTCCTATGTTGTCTTCATGTTTTCTCTGGGAGTATTGTGAGAACTGTTGGTGTATTCTCATGTGCCTTACAGGATCTCTCTCTGTATTTGAGGTTTTTATCTTTACTTTAGGTAGACTTTTTATTAGAAATCCCCTGTAAGTGAGCGAAGGGTACTTGTTGAAGCCTATTTACCTCTTAACCCAGTCTTCTGAAATCTTAACTGTCTGTAACTTTGAACTTTCAAGAGGATTAGGCCTTGTCCTTTAGTCCTCCTAGTACTTACTCCCTtaagcaagaaaaaaaaacgtaatgtCTAGCTTCGCTCAACTGTCTATGCAAGAATAGTCTAGGCACTTTAATGTAGTTGCCTATTTTAGCTTATATTGCACGCTAAACGTATTGCTATGCTTCCTAAATGTAAGCAACAATCTCCTGCCACTGTTTAACAGAGGCTCTGCACAGCACTTATTAGCACTGCCAGTCTCTTAGCCATTTTTCTTGAATAACATTATTTACATAAAAGGTGCTTTACATTTCAAAAAACGTTCAACTGTTATCTAAAAGGAGATGTAGTCCTCCAGTCATTAATGCCTTTAGATAACCAAGACATTTGTCTATTTTGGCTGGGATTTTGGGCATTCCACTGAGCTATATGCAACAGTGATGCAGTGATCCATCTCTCCATTTGAAACTGAGCACCAAACTGAAATCTGTCAAACAGATTTAGGTTCTAAAGGAGTTTCTTAGAGGCTTTTGCACTTGAGTGCCCTCTTCAGGTCAGATCTTTCTAGACATTCATACCCCAGTGCATGTCTCCTTCCATCGGTCCAGCTCAGTGTCTCTCAGTGATATCTGCCAAGACCAGCAGTATTCATGCTCTCACTGCCCACAGCGACAAAGGCACAATGAAAAGCAAAGTACAGTGAAATCTTAATGTAAATATTGCTTAAAATTTCAAATACATCAGGGATTCATTGTGAGATCACATTCCTGACATAGTAAAGTGTGAAACATATGCATTAAGTATACATATGTTTCATAATATATGCACTATAGATATGTATGCTGATATAcctgttttgtaaaaaaaaatgttttgctgttTATCAATAACAATATTAGCACATTAAATTTaattcaaaaaaaaagtttgcaagtaataactgttattctctctctttctctctctctctctctctctctctctctctctctctctctctctctctctctctgtgtgtgtgtgtgtgtgtatgagtaaaGACATGAAGGCTTTGCAGTTTCATTCCGAAGGCTGCGACCTCCAAAGGTTGCATTTGTTGGAGAGGCGGCTACATATGTCATTGAGGGAGCCTCATTTCAGAAAAGTTATATGGCAAAGAAAGAATTTACACAGCACAAGAAATACCGGCATCAATTTTATGATGAATACTTTCCTAAAATCTTAGATAACTCAAGCAGCCGATAAATACAACCTCCGGAGGGCGCAGCCTTTAGTATCTGTTTAGTAAATATGGCGAGGATTAGCTTAAAACAGGAAGTTTCTGTAATATGACCTCTCGTCTATACACGCTAAAAGGCTAATTGCGTTCTTCAGGGAagattatttttacaaatgacTATCCAGATAACAATAAATTAGTCTCAATATCTTATGAGAAATGTGCGTTTAATGCAAGGTACAAGTAAACACAAAGTATTTTTCATCCTTCCAGGAAATGAAATCCATCAAAACCTTTTCAAACATGTATCAACCTTGACCATGACCACACAACCTGTGTGGAAGGGgggaaaaattaaatattaaatatatttacaaaatatggTTAAAGGCAACCATAGACTGCaatgaaaaagaagaagaagagagaaatCAGTCCagggcagtggttctcaaccaggGGCCTCTAGTAAACTTCCAAGGGGGCTGacttaaaattatgttaatttaaattaaaataacttaattAAAACGCTAAACACACAAattctcaaaataaaataaaaaattccccTCAATaccttttgttttttattcaaatttaaaGTTATTTAAACTTGTGGAACCCCAAAATTAATCttgattaattaaatatttcaacACTGCTAGTTTATGTTATTAAAAACGGGGGTCTTCAAATATTGTGTTAGAcaaaaaggttgagaaccactggtctaGGTTTTAAGCTGCTGGATGGATAACCCCAAACACGTTACTGGCTGTATCTGATGATTGATCTCTTctattaaattgtattaaattcTTTAGCAAATAAAGGACACTATTTAGAAAATGTCAAAGATACTGCAAGCAAGTAAAGTATCTTAGTCATTTTTAAGCCAATTGAACCCAGACAATGCAGGACTTTTCTAATGGCACTGAATTAAAATGCTTCATATTGTAATTAAACATAATTTGCATCATTTACTGTATAAAATATGTCAATCTCTGAAATGGCACATTCTTGAACCTCTGGGATCAAACAAGAGATCCTACAGTCTGAGCATGGAGGATGGAGACAGGTGTGAAATAACAACCAGTCGGCCAGCAGAGAGAATGAGATGAAGGAACAGACTGACTCTTCAAAGATGGGACCAGCCTTTTAGTTCGATCAGTTATTATTTCCAAGCTTGGACTAGGACCAAGTGTGCTAAAGCAGCAAGTATGACTTGCACAGAGTATGTGGCACTATATTTAAAAACACAGAACATACAGAGTCCAggtgcaaaagcctctaaacgCCACCTCTGTCAGAAATGTGTTAATGAGAGTGAGCGAATGCCCTCCGCACATAGTATACGTTTATCAAATACTTTCATTTCAAACACGCTAAATCCCAGCATCAGCCAATTCAGAAATAACAGTCTGTTGACAAAAAACTCTAAACGCCACTTTGTCAGCAAAATCCTCTAAGTCCACATAATTCATGAATCGAATGATTTCAAGATGAATGACACATGCGCGAAAGAGCCGTCTTATGTTTGCCAAGCTTCCGTCGTTACAGTTGCAATGACAGGATTTAGTGCTCCTTTTTTAACAGGATTTAGTTTAGACAGGATAACAGTGCTCCTTGTGCGACAGAAACGGATGTGGCAATCACCTTGCACCACAGATCCCCTACTGTGTGGATCTGTTTCTTTATTGTTCCATTTTGAATTCTGCTTTCATCATTTACAATGTTTCCAGTAAAACCCGCCACCTTTAGTGGCGGACggtagtggagtatttttactttatactcaagtagcctacatttttaagtatataccttttacttcactgcattccaaagcataatatatagtgtcatactttttactgcactacatttcataaataaaagttgttttcttacttaatgttacttaattatagcctgacaagccagacccacatcaagatgtttggtctggaaactcaccatagacagggctcaatccgaggggcgggataaacggttgtctttcaaactccctctgcacgcgataggatagcgctacaatcAGCCAGAGCAACTgcaaggtgaagcagagctagttgatagattaaacattcgccgcggtcagcaaaactccgaacacatcttccctttttaagaatgacttcagtgccgttctttgttcttttctcagagaaaagcttaactccaagtcttccagagtcgcagtcaaagctgattcgaaagaccgccgttcgccagtttctgtgtttactagaagcacgcaaacgcaactcggccgtcgtcattatggccccgcccaccgactctatccacgatgtgattggcccggcaagagttaggggaatacagctcagaagggtattgagagttgccaGACGACACTCAcaggcaaattagatttgctgccgctagcgtctagatttctaggctaacttaattacactaaaaatatagtactttcttacttgtacttaagtaaaactttgattacttttacttgagtaaaagtatacagtactacattttttatgtaattaagtattaaataatattcaatatgaaatgtgTTGCTGTAAAAggtacaatattatgttttggaatgttgtgaagtaaaagttttccaaagaagaacactgataaagtgcaaatacttgaaaaacaaaatgcTTCTGTTTACTGTCTTTTTGTCCAAACAGGTGGACTTAGAggattttacaaaaaataaagcacACATGGTTGGCACACAAGCACACATTTGCTGGTTTTGCAGCAAAATACTTACAGTAAATTTGTTAAATACCCATGAATTgacaaaagtgacattttttaaataaggcATTTCAATAACTGACCAATAACCTTTTCATTGCATTTAAAGTGAAATTACCGAACCTAAACAAAAAAGTCTGAtttaaaaaatgctaatttaaaagaaaacataTACCAAATAAACTTAGAggtttttgcatctgaactcttcaccATGGGAAAAGGCAGCAAAGTAATATTACTGGCAAACAAGTTCCTCAAGTGCCAAAATGCATGACTgcaaattaaattgaaaaacaaagACACAAACTGGTGTGAGCTCCAACACAAATGTGATATTGAGTCATTTTCCCATGACTCTGTGATGGCGTTTCAGAACTTCAGACTACCGCTGATAACAAGGATATCCATGTTAACTGCTTCTCTCTCATTAACTATTATACAATCCCTGAGTTCTGCTTCCCTTAAGAAAAGACTCACTGTCTTTTACACGGGGGGAAAGCTTCTGAACATTAACTCATGTCATTGTTGGACCTGCCATTATATTAGTCTGGTGGCCAGACTAAAAAATTAAAccttaaatacaaaaaaaactgatataaatcacaactaaatcagcaaaaatctccagtAGTCCAAGGTTATACAATCTTACACTGCcaatcaaaagtttggagtcagtatgatttttgtaaaataaacgaatacttttatttagcaagattttttgcataaaatacattaaggttttttctgtaattgttgttttttttacagtttttgatcaaataaatgtagccttggtgagcaagactttcaaaaccataaaaaacaacaacaaaaaaaaaacttactgaccacaaacttttgtacgggtgtatttatatataacagAGCACAACCAACAAACTTTCAGATCTGACAGAACTGTCTGGTTcatataaaaatgaaatgagtGCAGGAATGTTACCCTCTGTAGGCGACGTGGTGAATCTCTTATAAGGCTTTGGGGAGGTGAGAGGAGATTTCTGAAGATCATAGCACAATGTTATTGATGAGAAGCAGAGATTCAGGCATATGAAGTTCTGTGTTATTGACATGTTATTCCACAAGGGGTAGGATGTATGCACGCACATATGTGTGCTGTAGTGATGTTATGGTTTTTGGTGATTTCTAGCATGTGAATAATCATACTGAATGCTGGAGCTGAACTGTGAGATCACCTAAGTATGACCTAAGAAAACACTCTGCAGGGTCTGAGCTGAGGTCGACTCATCTGTGTTCTACTCGGACAGGGCAAACATTCTGCAACAAGGCTCCAAATTTGCAagtacactaccgttcaaaagttttggggttggtaagattatattttttaacatcaagtcaatgatgtttaaaaaaaacaaatgatcattttatcaaaaatacagtaaatcagtaacattgtgaaatatcatcaaaaaaaattataaccgttttttattgttatattttatgtaatttctTCCTATGATGGCAAAACTGAATTGTCAGCATCATTattctagtcttcagtgtcacatgattcttcagaaatcaattgatttgttgctcaagaaagatttcttattatattattaatgttgaaaaaaattgtgctgcttaatattttagcttttttatttgattatgaAACATTctagaacagcatttattttaaattgacaCATTTTGTAACAATGCAAAAGTCTCTTAATTAATataatgcattcttgctgaatagaatatctttttttttttaaccgacccCAAAAATTTGAACGGTACTATATGTTTATATGCACTTCAATTTCCGTCTAACTAAAGcaatcatttattattatttttaaatctcATGTAAACGCTTCAGCCTGACTGAAATAGTATCTGTCTGGTTTTTGCAAAATCGGACTAACAGACCCAGACGTGACTGTAATTTGACTTTTCCAGGTTGATGCTTAACATGTATTTAATCCTTCAAATATTTGCATTCAAATTGTGTCATATATACAGTCAGATGAAGACTGTAGTTCGACTATGCAAAAAGCTTGATTATAACTGCATGTAAATGCACTTTATGACTCTAGATGGAAGGCTGTTGGTTGAACCTGGTAAGGCTCATTGTATTGGCACAAAATCAGAATAGGGAGGTTGATAAAGGCTTCTCAGTGCACTAACAAAATCtcatcatcatcttcctcaCTAGTTGTGAGTCTGCAAAGCCTGACGCAGTCACCAGGAACATCTTCCGTCCCTGATGATTTCCTGGAGTGTCCGTGAGCGTTTGTGAGCAAGTCTGTGTGTGCGTCCATATGTGGTTTTCTGAATGTAGGAAAGCTCCTCTGCTCCTCAGACTGACCACTGGAGGACGTGGGTGATTCGGGGGAAGAAAGCGGCGAGATGCCCACAGAGGTGTAGCGTAGGAGAGAGACTCCTCTGAGCTCTGCAGCCAGTTCCTGCACCAGCCGTCTGGAGGATCTCGACCGGCTTGTGCTGCGCTTGGGGCTATCAGGGGGTCCAGCAGGACTATCACCATCTTTTTGTTTCGGGGAAATGCCCTGTTTGGATCTCGCTCTCATCCCCTCTGAACTTCTgtcatcttcatcatcttcatcctcGAGGGTGTCAGAAGTGGAGCGGGGCGAAGTGGGCGAGggcagagagagaggagaggccGGAGATTCTCTGTCAGGTAGGCAGAGTACCTCAGTGTGAGCCTGCAGCGCCAATCCCAGCGCCAGCGTCGAACAGGGAAGCGGAGTCTGTCCCTCACTCTCTCGCGACTCCTCGCCCCCATCGTCCGCTGTATTGTAGCTATGGAGGCTCAGATCGGGGTGCGcgtttgtgtgcgtgtgacCCGGGGGGGTGAGGAGAGGGATCTGACCCCGTAATCGAGAGCCACGATGGAAGAGGCGATTCCACAGACGACCAAGCCGCCGCCGTGACGAGGAACGACGTGAGGAGTGACGGCGAATCTGCCTCCGCATAGCCAAACGGAGATTCTGCAGAACAGACGCCTAAAAGAGACACAGAAAATGGAAACTATCAAATAACTGTCAGTTATTCAGTTGGACTCTCTACAGTTGCCATGGAGACAGTATTTGTCTTTTTAATCACATGATACAAACTCCCGTACTTCCGTAAATACTAAATAATTGACAAAGGGCCGTTGAATACTTGAAAAATAATCTTCACCATAGGTGGTAATTCACCGTGTAtatgtgcattatttttcaataattaaacTACCACAGctcaagacattgttcattgttttatttcaagacatttgtttttgttattacatGCTCTTGTGTGTTTAGATCTAATTTCTTACACATCTTATCTGGAGACTCTTTTGCTAATTTgtagaaataaaaatatacagtctATTAATAAATGTCATGGCTATAGCTTTTGAGTTGAGAACTATTTTATCAGAAAGAGAGCAGGAGAAAGACTCAGATAACAGATAAAAAAAGCAATTTAGTGGgaaattgtcatttttattattttgtttgttatatttgtttgCTTAAAGCaagtgtaagattgtggccaaaaccggtactgcaggtgtatcccctctcgtcctccccctgactcgaggttgtcaGATCCAGCAGTAACGATTGTAGCTGCAGCTATGGTAACTacagcagagctggcaacccggatgcagaaacactactgacttcatgattggtcaataggtggagggtggagcttcaggccaaaacacaacatgtctacatcaacatcagttgagggctgcaacaaacaacttttaaatgacaatatcctggccagactgttgtcagtgatataagtatttgaaatcaacatgatttcttaatgtctagtgacatatcagggccattttatgattcattgaaatacatttcttacatacagttccttcaATGTCTTTGTGGGACTCTTAACTGAACTAGCACAACCTACAGGAAGTGGAACTAAATTTGAATTAAAGAAAATTGACTTTACTCAATTACAACTGACAAATTTTCATTTCAGGTCTAAAAATTAATTCAGTTTAATcagtaaataaattaaagctgcactagAGCTATTCACATATATAAcactattcaaaacaaaggtgtagtttgatgtcgccaagtttgagctcagaatcttgggacatgtggtcttcacctcacagctgctggaaaagaatcgggatagggcTCATGTTCAGGAATgcgattattaacattactgtagtgtgaagcagagcaggacagagtgttgtagAGCTGACCaaagccgctggagcgattgttgagcaacacacggctcgcggaGCAGCagaacttttattatgaagggacacagttgctggtgccatttccgcttttccggtcatgagaaTGAGGTAactcagctctgtttatcatattagatacacttaggtatgtttaaaatgatgttatgatgttactctgtgcgttcactcggcggctgctgtgacatttGCACtctgctaagagtaaagagcttctgcagaataaaaccggaaactgagggtaacgcataTATGACGTaattgacaggcaactcccggtcctggttccttggttaaaatagcaattttcttaaaatttacaaatagtttacaaaatatataaaactggcCTTTTGGTTTTTGGAtagtttactgcaaaaatcctcattttaaaaattacacatttctaAAGGGTAACATTTCAAACACATCAATCTGCAgaactttttttaactttcagACATCATTCAAACTTTGTCATCcttttctatttaaaaatgACACATTGCAGTTATATGATTTCAGTTCCTTTAAATTGTACTTCCTTAAActcaaatttaaatttaaatcctGTATACTacctcatttcaaattcaatatCATATTCACACCTGCGTGGGGTTGTAGACTGGAAAGTCATCCACTGGAGGTATGAGGCCTTGAGCTATCAGTTGACCATAAGAGGGCGGAGCCTCCCTCTGAACAAACTCCGCCTCTAGTCGGGTCATCTGGGTTTCAAAAGCTCTAATGAAAAAATAGGAACATACAAAGAGTCGTTTTATAAATATGCTGATTGAtgccatttaaaaatgtacGGGAAAAAAAAGGGTCTTTTTAAAAAGGGAAGCTACTGAAAACATGCAGGCAGGGCATCTCTTGAGAATCTCCAGTAGCTGAGAACCAGCGGTACTTTGACAGTTTGATGAAGTGCAGATATTTTGGGTGCTGCTGTGTCTTTTCAAGGCTAACTGGAGAAAAACTGTGCATCATCCCCAGAGCAACAATTGGGCTGTTACTGGAGATCCAATTATGTTTAAAGTTAAACGGGAAGGTCATCCTTCATttcatgttttctttctttcattggGATCAACAATTGGTTTTAAGAAGGACTTAATCATTTCTGTTCCTCACTGACTATGTGTGTGTCTAAGtacaagaaaaaaatgaattggACTACAGTGTGTATCTATTTAGCACAAAATACTAAACTTTGCagggaaaaaagaaggaaaaagaaGGATAAAGACCGACACTGCAAAAAGTCATAAAAATGTTCttaacattttgtcataaatgctgttcttttgaacttattgAAAATATGAATCACccattcaacaaaaatattaagcagcacaactgtttacaacactgatattaaacaaagcagcatattagaatgatttctgaagaatcatgtgacactgaagactggagtaatgatgctgaaaattcagctgtcatcacaggaataaattacattttaaaataaatatattctaaattgtgtaaatatatttaacaataatactgtttttactgtatttacggattaacaaaaataatccaaaataatattattttacataatttggattgtcatgtgtgtgtgtgtgtgtgtgtgtgtgtgtgtgtgtgtgtttgtgtgtgtgtgtgttttattaagaaaataaaaatacagataaaataaacaataatattttttttaaataaggacATACCTTGGAAAAAAATTACGAAAAACCCAGGAATCACTATATAATTCCTGACTTTTTTTGCTTGGAGTTTAAAAGCAGGCAGGAAGAAGATGGAAATGCCCTCACCTGTATTCTCTTGTCCTGAGTGAATAGAGTTTAAAGGCACAACCCAGTGCAATGACCAGCAGCAGCCCGCAGACCAAGCTGCCAATCAGAGCCGCTGTAATCACCTTTCTGGGCACAGACGCCAGACAGTCTCTTTCATCACTGCCATCGAGACAGTCCTCTTGCCCGTCGCACCGCCACGTCTCAAAGATGCACAGGTTGGTTCCGCAGTGGAAGTTTCCAGGCTGGCAGTCAAAGCAATTTTTCTCATCCGAGCCATCGGGGCATTTCTTCTGGTTGTTACACCGCTCAGAAGCTGAGTAACATGCCCCGCTGCCACCTTCACAGGGATACTCTCCTGGCTGGCACAGCGGGCAGTCCTCCTCATCTCGGCCCCCAGGACAATGCCAGTAGCCATCACAGCGCTGCAGCTCAGAGTAACAGCCCTCGTCTGTGCCACAAGGATGCTCACCTGGAAAACAGTATCCCTTAACCTGCAGAGAACACCATCAGTGTCACAGAGTGTCCATCATaatcaaaatcaaaaacaaaatgtagTAAGCACAAATTATTTCAAAGTATTGCTTATGTaatgtaatgcatccttgccaaataaaagtattaacttctTTATATGAACCGAAGCTTGTTACTAAGTGCCTCAAACAAAACATTCAAACACTTGTTATTAACTTGGCAAACTTgggcaaaaataaaaaatctgtctGCCTTTGCAACCAGAAGTTCCATATAGCCGAACAATAAGATTAGAGCTGGTCAGAGGAAGGAAGTGTTTTCTAGTTTtctgaatcagtgaattgactTTTGTGTGAGGTTAAAACAGATTTTACATTGTACTGATGCAAAGTAGTCCAACAACACAGACAATGTCCATGAAAAACGGAGAGCATAATTGATCAGCAGCCAGGAAGCGTACAAATGATCATTAGCATCACCGAGAATAAGAGACCTGGTAAGTGGCATTGAATCCGTGTCCAGGGCTGTGTGGTTTAGCGTGGTAGAAGACACTCATCTGTCCCTGGGAAGACTCCAAAAGAGCTCGTCTGTGATTATTATGGTGAGACAGACTCTGCAGAAGACGTTCTGCGCGCTCTCCCAAACCATCGTAAACACGCACAGAGTCTCCCACACCCAGCTGTAGGTCCACCTGCAGCACCAGCGGCTTTGGGTCCTGAAGCAAAACAGTCAATAGGAACACCGTGAGTGATTTAATCAC includes these proteins:
- the lrp3 gene encoding low-density lipoprotein receptor-related protein 3: MMVMTERVGAIRLYLMKWICLRWAWVCVAACGGKVELHTERRGVIYSPSWPLNYPAGVNCSWNIQGSRGDVITISFHSFDVEDTGDCRGDWLLLGPTWKAEYRFCGSVLPPPFISSRGRVWVYFHSQANSSGQAQGFRLSYIRGRLGQSSCENDEYLCGNGKCVPRSWRCNGLDECGDNTDERICAAPPTSARVSLCPPGTLQCSDIQSTRCLPVSLRCNGARDCPDGSDEAHCPDTSCGKRLVNFYGTFASPDFFRPNRSSGTDLHCTWFLDTQDPKPLVLQVDLQLGVGDSVRVYDGLGERAERLLQSLSHHNNHRRALLESSQGQMSVFYHAKPHSPGHGFNATYQVKGYCFPGEHPCGTDEGCYSELQRCDGYWHCPGGRDEEDCPLCQPGEYPCEGGSGACYSASERCNNQKKCPDGSDEKNCFDCQPGNFHCGTNLCIFETWRCDGQEDCLDGSDERDCLASVPRKVITAALIGSLVCGLLLVIALGCAFKLYSLRTREYRAFETQMTRLEAEFVQREAPPSYGQLIAQGLIPPVDDFPVYNPTQASVLQNLRLAMRRQIRRHSSRRSSSRRRLGRLWNRLFHRGSRLRGQIPLLTPPGHTHTNAHPDLSLHSYNTADDGGEESRESEGQTPLPCSTLALGLALQAHTEVLCLPDRESPASPLSLPSPTSPRSTSDTLEDEDDEDDRSSEGMRARSKQGISPKQKDGDSPAGPPDSPKRSTSRSRSSRRLVQELAAELRGVSLLRYTSVGISPLSSPESPTSSSGQSEEQRSFPTFRKPHMDAHTDLLTNAHGHSRKSSGTEDVPGDCVRLCRLTTSEEDDDEILLVH